From Primulina huaijiensis isolate GDHJ02 chromosome 15, ASM1229523v2, whole genome shotgun sequence, one genomic window encodes:
- the LOC140959625 gene encoding AT-hook motif nuclear-localized protein 14-like, whose protein sequence is MEFNNNDGSSSGFITYYHPQLRHQTTPPPPPSAAAPAPTNGVVVSNSNPGSILYPHSVPSSAVSSSLEGVKRKRGRPRKYGTPEQAAAAKRLSASASSASPRTRDSASAAGPGVPTSGSSAYSSKKSQLAALGNVGQSFSPHIVTVAAGEDVNQKIMMFMQQNQREVCIISASGSVSNASLRQPATSGGSVTYEGHFDILSLSGSYIRTETGGKTGGLGVCLSSSDGQIIGGGVGGPLTAAGPIQIIIGTFLTDSKKDTKGDASSGKLPSPANLTSIPSLNFRSPVEATHQMGLGSQFLVQHPSMQFTPSHSVEWKGNTGHHGLHQSPENGDYDHISD, encoded by the exons AGCAGCAGCGGGTTCATCACTTACTACCACCCACAACTCCGCCACCAGACGACACCCCCGCCCCCGCCCTCCGCCGCCGCTCCCGCGCCTACGAATGGAGTTGTCGTGTCCAACAGCAACCCCGGGAGTATATTGTACCCTCACTCTGTGCCCTCGTCGGCGGTTTCTTCGTCTCTCGAGGGTGTGAAGAGGAAGAGGGGAAGGCCGAGGAAGTACGGCACTCCAGAGCAAGCTGCCGCAGCTAAGCGACTCTCGGCTTCTGCTTCCTCGGCCTCCCCGAGGACGAGAGACTCGGCCTCGGCAGCTGGTCCCGGCGTTCCTACCTCTGGCTCATCTGCTTATTCTTCTAAGAAATCTCAGCTCGCTGCTTTAG GCAATGTGGGTCAAAGCTTCAGTCCTCACATTGTTACTGTTGCTGCTGGAGAA GATGTGAATCAAAAAATAATGATGTTTATGCAACAAAATCAACGTGAAGTATGCATTATCTCAGCATCTGGTTCAGTCTCCAATGCATCTCTACGTCAGCCGGCCACATCTGGGGGTAGTGTTACATATGAG GGTCACTTTGATATACTCTCTCTCTCTGGATCTTATATTCGTACTGAAACTGGAGGGAAAACTGGAGGACTTGGTGTGTGTTTGTCCAGTTCTGATGGCCAAATCATCGGTGGTGGAGTCGGTGGGCCACTCACAGCAGCTGGCCCCATTCAG ATAATCATCGGTACATTCCTTACTGACTCCAAGAAAGACACCAAAGGAGATGCCTCCTCTGGTAAGCTGCCATCACCGGCAAACTTGACCTCAATACCAAGTTTAAACTTCCGATCGCCAGTTGAGGCTACTCATCAAATGGGGCTGGGGAGCCAATTTCTGGTGCAACACCCAAGCATGCAATTCACTCCTTCACATTCAGTGGAATGGAAGGGCAACACAGGTCATCATGGCCTGCACCAGTCACCTGAGAATGGCGACTATGACCACATCTCCGATTAA
- the LOC140958618 gene encoding ras-related protein RABC2a-like codes for MGSEKNECFGSNYDYSFKVLLVGDSGVGKSSLLHSFITKCQQLPHDLAPTIGVDFKIKLLTTGGKKLKLTIWDTAGQERFGMLASSYYRGAHGIILVYDVTRRETFTNLSGIWAKELELYCTNPDCIKILVGNKVDRDSERVVAMEEGLAFAKKHKCLFHECSAKTQENVKECFKELAVKILEVPSLLEKGSTPLKNQVLKQKQFYQAKHSQKCCF; via the exons ATGGGTTCGGAAAAAAACGAGTGCTTTGGCAGTAATTACGATTATTCTTTCAAGGTGTTGTTGGTTGGTGACTCAGGTGTTGGAAAGAGCAGTCTTCTTCACAGTTTCATTACAAAATGTCAGCAGCTTCCTCACGATCTTGCTCCAACTATTG GAGTGGATTTCAAGATAAAACTGCTAACAACTGGTGGGAAAAAGCTGAAACTAACCATATGGGACACAG CTGGACAAGAAAGGTTCGGAATGTTGGCAAGTTCATATTACAGAGGAGCGCATGGAATAATTCTCG TTTATGACGTGACAAGACGAGAGACTTTTACGAATCTGTCAGGAATTTGGGCGAAGGAACTCGAGCTTTACTGCACGAATCCAGATTGTATCAAGATACTAGTGGGCAACAAAGTTGATAGG GACAGTGAGAGGGTTGTTGCCATGGAGGAGGGGCTGGCTTTTGCGAAGAAACACAAGTGTCTATTTCATGAATGTAGTGCTAAGACTCAAGAAAATGTGAAGGAATGTTTTAAAGAGCTCGCCGTCAAG ATATTGGAAGTACCTAGCTTACTGGAGAAAGGATCCACACCTTTGAAGAACCAAGTTTTAAAGCAGAAGCAATTTTACCAGGCCAAACATTCCCAGAAATGCTGCTTCTAG